The sequence TCCCACGGCCTGATGAGCGCGCGAGTTTACCCCCGCGCGCATCCGGTCATGCGTCCAGAGGTCGGGTTTCTTTCCCCTAACGGCATGAACTTTTCGTGATCCCCGGCCAGTTGACCCGTCCGTGGGCCTACCCTTCAACGGGTGAACCAGTTGATGTCCCGCGAGTCCCAGACCGCCCAGCCCGCCGCGTCCGACCGGCCCGAGCTGCCCGGCAAGCTTCCGGACCACCTGCGTACCGAACTGATCGCCTTCCGCCGGGACTTGCACATGCACCCGGAGCTCGGACACCAGGAATTCCGTACCACCGCGGCGATCAAGGCCCGGTTGGAGGAAGCCGGCCTGCGACCACGGGTGCTGAAGTCCGGCACGGGCCTGATCTGTGACGTCGGCACCTGGGACGGGGGCCGGCCGATGCTGGCCCTGCGCGCGGACATCGACGCCCTGCCCATCCCGGACGCCAAGACGCACGTCCCGTACCGCTCGACCTTCCCGGACCGCGCCCACGCCTGCGGCCACGACGTCCACACCGCCGTGGTCCTCGGCGCCGGCCTGGTCCTCGCCGAGCTCGACCGGCAGGGGCTGCTGCCCCGCCCCGTGCGGCTGCTGTTCCAGCCCGCCGAGGAGGTGCTCCCGGGCGGGGCCACCGAGGCCCTCGAGTCCGGGGTCCTGGACGGCGTCGGCCGGATCGTCGCCGTGCACTGCGACCCCCGGGTCGACGCGGGGCGCATCGGGCTGCGGGCCGGCCCCATCACCTCCGCCTGCGACCGGCTGGAGGTCACCCTCTCCGGCCCCGGCGGACACACCGCCCGGCCGCACCTGACCACCGACCTGGTGACCGCCGCCGCCCGGGTGGCCGTCGACGCCCCAGCCCTGCTGGCCCGCCGGATGGACGCCCGCTCGGGCATGTCCGTCACCTGGGGCCGGATCGAGGCCGGGCACGCCTGCAATGTCATCCCGATGCACGCCGAGCTCTCGGGAACCGTGCGCTGCCTTGATCTGAACGCCTGGCACGAGGCGCCCGACATGATCCACGCGGCGATCGACGAGATCGCGACCATGCACGGGGCCAAGTTCGAGATCAACCACGTGCGCGGGGTGCCGCCGGTGGTCAACGACCCGGTGATCACCGAGCTGCTGCGCGAGGCGATGGGGGTCCGCTGCGGAGCGGAGTCGGTCGAGGACACCGAGCAGAGCCTGGGCGGGGAGGACTTCTCCTGGTACCTGGAGCACGTGCCGGGCGCGATGGCCCGGCTGGGGGTGCGTACACCCGGCGACAGCGCCAAGCGTGACCTGCATCGGGGCGACTTCGACGTGGACGAGTCCGCGATCGGCGTCGGCGTGGAGTTCTTCACGGCCGCCGCGATGATCGACGGGCTCCGCGCGGTGGCCACGAGGTAGCCGGCGGTCGAAACTCCTTACAACATCCGCGGGACTCCCGGCGGGCGTGTCCAGCCCTTGGTACGCAAGGGTTGGGCATGTAAGGAGTCACCAATCGGTCACTGTCCGGTTCACGACGATCCGATAACGACTCATGAACGGGCCTTTAACTGACATCTACGCGCGTTACGATCGCCGCGAAACCAGCGCCGGTCGTGGCGCTTCGGTCAGGTTTTTAAGGAGCCTCCCCTTGCGCCGGATCACCAGGATCGCCACCGTGGGCATCGCGTCCGCGGCGCTGGCCCTCTCGGCCACCGCCTGTGGCGGAAAGAAGTCGTCGGACGCCGCCGCCTCCCCCTCGGAGTCGGGCAAGAAGTCCGCCGCCATCGCGTACGACATCGGTGGCCGTGGCGACCAGTCGTTCAACGACGCCGCCTACGCCGGTCTGAAGAAGGCCGAGACGGACCTCAAGATCAACACCGCCGAGGCGGAGCCCACCGACGGTGAGGGCGAGGCCGACAAGGTCCAGCGCCTCACCGAGCTGGCCCGCAAGGGCAACAACCCGGTCATCGGCGTCGGCTTCGCCTACGCCCCGGCCATCAAGAAGGTCGCGCCGAAGTTCCCGAACACCACGTTCGGCATCATCGACGACACCTCGGTGACCGGCCCGAACGTCGCCAACATGGTCTTCAACGAGGAGCAGGGCTCCTACCTGGCCGGCGTCGCCGCCGCCAAGGCGTCCAAGACCGGCACGGTCGGCTTCATCGGCGGTGTCGAGGTCCCGCTGATCAAGAAGTTCGAGGCGGGCTTCACCCAGGGCGTCAAGGACACCAACCCGAACGCCAAGGTGCTCTCCGCGTACCTGACCCAGCCGCCGAACTTCGACGGCTTCTCCAAGCCCGACCTGGGCAAGGCTGCCGCGCAGGGCCAGCTCGACGCCGGTGGCGCCGACGTCATCTACGCCGCCGCGGGTCTGGCCGGCTCCGGTGCCATCGAGGCCGCTTCCGCCAAGGGCAAGTGGGCCATCGGTGTCGACTCCGACCAGTACAACCAGGCCGGCCTGGCGAAGTACAAGGACTCGATCCTGACCTCGGTCACCAAGGACGTCGAGGACTCGGTCTTCAACCTGATCAAGTCGGTCGAGGACGGCAAGCCGACCACCGGTGAGATCCGCTACGGCCTGGACAAGGACGGCGTCGGCCTGGCCGACTCCAACCCGAAGTACAAGGAGATGGCGGACGTCGTCGCCGCGGTGGAGAAGGCCAAGGCCGACATCATCGCCAAGAAGATCATCGTCAAGACCCAGCCGTAGGGCCGTTCCTGACATGTAGTCCTGGTCTCCGGGGTCCGGGAAGCGGTCGACATCGCTCCCGGGCCCCGAGCCACGTTCTGTGATCATTACTCTGTGACCACGTGGCCTGCCCGGCCGCAAGTTTTCACTTCCGACAGTGCTACGCGCGTAGAAGCATCGTGGACGCGATACTTTCACTCCCCGCCCTGTCCCCCCTGCCTTCCGCTCCTTCCGCGCCAAGGAGAGTGCGTCATCAACGCGTCCAGCCCGCCCCTCGCCGTAGAACTGCACGGCATCACAAAGCGCTTCCCCGGCGTCGTCGCCAACAAGGACATCGCGATCACCGTCCGCAAGGGCACGGTCCATGCCTTGATCGGTGAGAACGGCGCCGGCAAGTCGACCCTGATGAAGATCCTCTACGGCATGCAGAAGCCGGACGAGGGCACCATCGCCATCGACGGGGAGCAGGTCTCCTTCAACACCCCCGGCGACGCCATCGCCCGCGGCATCGGCATGGTGCACCAGCACTTCATGCTCGCCGACAACCTCACCGTCCTGGAGAACGTGGTTCTCGGCGGCGAGAAGTTGTACGGCATCGGCGCCAAGGCCCGTAAGAAGATCAAGGAGATCTCGGACGCGTACGGCCTCGGCGTGCGTCCCGACGTCCTGGTCGAGGACCTCGGTGTCGCCGACCGGCAGCGCGTGGAGATCCTCAAGGTCCTCTACCGCGGCGCGAAGATCCTCATCCTCGACGAGCCGACCGCCGTGCTCGTGCCGCAGGAGGTGGACGCACTCTTCGACAACCTGCGCGAGCTCAAGGCCGAAGGCCTGACCGTCATCTTCATCTCGCACAAGCTGGGCGAGGTGCTGAAGGTCGCCGACGACATCACCGTCATCCGGCGCGGCACCACGGTCGGCACCGCCGACCCGAAGACCGCGACCACCAAGCAGCTCGCCGAGCTGATGGTCGGTGCCGAGCTGCCTTCGCCGGAGACCCGCGAGTCCACGGTGACCACCACCCCGATGCTCCAGGTGACGGGCCTGACCATCGCCGCGAGCGACGTCGTCGTCGCCGAGCCGGAGGTCCTGGTGCCCGCGCCCGCCGCGGACTCCGCCGTTGTGGAGAACGTCGGGGCCGGCCGACTCCTGCTGGACGACATCAACCTCACGATCCACAAGGGCGAGATCCTCGGCATCGCCGGTGTCGAGGGCAACGGCCAGACGGAGCTCATCGAGGCCCTCATGGGCATGGCCGCCGCCGACACGGGCGTGATCACGCTGGACGGCAAGGACATCACCAAGACCTCGGTGCGCAAGCGCCGCGAGGGCGGCATCGGTTACATCCCCGAGGACCGCCACCGCCACGGCCTGCTGCTGGAGTCCCCGCTCTGGGAGAACCGGATCCTCGGCCACGTCACCGAGGCGCCCAACTCCAAGAAGGGCATCCTCGACCCGAAGGCGGCCCGCAAGGACACCGAGCGGATCGTGCGCGAGTACGACGTCCGCACGCCCGGCATCGACGTCACCGCGGCCTCGCTCTCCGGCGGCAACCAGCAGAAGCTGATCGTCGGCCGCGAGATGAGCCACAACCCGAAGTTCCTCATCGCCGCCCACCCCACCCGTGGTGTGGACGTCGGCGCGCAGGCGCAGATCTGGGACGCGATCCGCGAGGCCCGCCGCGAGGGCCTGGCCGTGCTGCTGATCTCCGCCGACCTGGACGAGCTCATCGGCCTGTCCGACACCCTGCGCGTGATCTACCGCGGCCGCCTGGTCGCGGACGCCGACCCCGCGACCGTCACCCCCGAGGAGCTCGGTACCGCCATGACGGGCGCCGCTTCGGGGCACCTGGAAGCAACCGACAACCACTCCGCCGCTGCCGACGGTGACACGACGGAGGACGAGGCCCGATGAAGACATTCGACAAGGACCGGCTGATGCTCGCCATCGCCGGGCCCCTGCTCGCGCTGGTGTCCGCCTTCGCGCTGACCATGATCGTGCTGGCGGCGACGGGCATCAACCCGATCGAGCCGCTGCGCATCATGGTCGAGAACGGCGGCTACGAGGACATCCAGGTCCTCATCGTCAACCAGGCCGGCACGTACTACCTGGCAGCCCTGGCCGTCGCCATCGGCTTCCGGATGAACCTCTTCAACATCGGCGTCGACGGCCAGTACCGCCTCGCCGCGATGATCTCCGCCGTGGTCGGTGGCGCCATCGCGCTGCCCGGCCCGCTGCACATCCTGCTGATCGTGCTCGTCGCGATGCTCACGGGCGCCGCCTGGGCCGGTATCGCGGGCGTCCTCAAGGCCAAGCGCGGGGTCAGCGAGGTCGTCTCGACGATCATGCTGAACGCCATCGCGACCAGCCTCATCGCCTGGCTGCTCCTGCCGAAGAACCTCGGTGTCCAGGTCGAGGGGTCCAACGACCTCACCACCGGTGAGATCGCCCAGTCCGGCTGGTTCCCGGCGCTCTCCCTCGGCGACTCGGGCGAGATCTACGGCTTCACCTTCGTGGCCTTCGCCCTCGGCGTCGTCTACTGGTTCGTGCTCAACCGCACCCGCTTCGGCTTCGACCTGCGCGCCAGCGGCGCGAGCGAGTCCGCCGCCGCGGCCTCCGGTGTCGACTCCAAGAAGATGATCATCACCGCGATGCTCATCTCCGGTGCCGTCGCCGGTCTGTCCGGCATGCCGGTGCTGCTCGGTGAGAGCCACACGTACACCCTCGTCTTCCCCGTGGGTGTCGGCTTCACCGGCATCACCATCGCCCTGCTCGGTCGCAACAGCCCCATCGGCATCTTCTTCGCCGCACTCCTGATGGCCTTCATCGACAAGGCGTCCGCCGGCCTCGACACGGCCGGCTACGCCAAGGAGATCGGCACGATCATGAAGGGCCTGATCGTGATCGCCGTGGTCGTCTCCTACGAGCTCATCCGCCGCT comes from Streptomyces virginiae and encodes:
- a CDS encoding amidohydrolase; amino-acid sequence: MSRESQTAQPAASDRPELPGKLPDHLRTELIAFRRDLHMHPELGHQEFRTTAAIKARLEEAGLRPRVLKSGTGLICDVGTWDGGRPMLALRADIDALPIPDAKTHVPYRSTFPDRAHACGHDVHTAVVLGAGLVLAELDRQGLLPRPVRLLFQPAEEVLPGGATEALESGVLDGVGRIVAVHCDPRVDAGRIGLRAGPITSACDRLEVTLSGPGGHTARPHLTTDLVTAAARVAVDAPALLARRMDARSGMSVTWGRIEAGHACNVIPMHAELSGTVRCLDLNAWHEAPDMIHAAIDEIATMHGAKFEINHVRGVPPVVNDPVITELLREAMGVRCGAESVEDTEQSLGGEDFSWYLEHVPGAMARLGVRTPGDSAKRDLHRGDFDVDESAIGVGVEFFTAAAMIDGLRAVATR
- a CDS encoding BMP family lipoprotein, which gives rise to MRRITRIATVGIASAALALSATACGGKKSSDAAASPSESGKKSAAIAYDIGGRGDQSFNDAAYAGLKKAETDLKINTAEAEPTDGEGEADKVQRLTELARKGNNPVIGVGFAYAPAIKKVAPKFPNTTFGIIDDTSVTGPNVANMVFNEEQGSYLAGVAAAKASKTGTVGFIGGVEVPLIKKFEAGFTQGVKDTNPNAKVLSAYLTQPPNFDGFSKPDLGKAAAQGQLDAGGADVIYAAAGLAGSGAIEAASAKGKWAIGVDSDQYNQAGLAKYKDSILTSVTKDVEDSVFNLIKSVEDGKPTTGEIRYGLDKDGVGLADSNPKYKEMADVVAAVEKAKADIIAKKIIVKTQP
- a CDS encoding ABC transporter ATP-binding protein; protein product: MNASSPPLAVELHGITKRFPGVVANKDIAITVRKGTVHALIGENGAGKSTLMKILYGMQKPDEGTIAIDGEQVSFNTPGDAIARGIGMVHQHFMLADNLTVLENVVLGGEKLYGIGAKARKKIKEISDAYGLGVRPDVLVEDLGVADRQRVEILKVLYRGAKILILDEPTAVLVPQEVDALFDNLRELKAEGLTVIFISHKLGEVLKVADDITVIRRGTTVGTADPKTATTKQLAELMVGAELPSPETRESTVTTTPMLQVTGLTIAASDVVVAEPEVLVPAPAADSAVVENVGAGRLLLDDINLTIHKGEILGIAGVEGNGQTELIEALMGMAAADTGVITLDGKDITKTSVRKRREGGIGYIPEDRHRHGLLLESPLWENRILGHVTEAPNSKKGILDPKAARKDTERIVREYDVRTPGIDVTAASLSGGNQQKLIVGREMSHNPKFLIAAHPTRGVDVGAQAQIWDAIREARREGLAVLLISADLDELIGLSDTLRVIYRGRLVADADPATVTPEELGTAMTGAASGHLEATDNHSAAADGDTTEDEAR
- a CDS encoding ABC transporter permease — its product is MKTFDKDRLMLAIAGPLLALVSAFALTMIVLAATGINPIEPLRIMVENGGYEDIQVLIVNQAGTYYLAALAVAIGFRMNLFNIGVDGQYRLAAMISAVVGGAIALPGPLHILLIVLVAMLTGAAWAGIAGVLKAKRGVSEVVSTIMLNAIATSLIAWLLLPKNLGVQVEGSNDLTTGEIAQSGWFPALSLGDSGEIYGFTFVAFALGVVYWFVLNRTRFGFDLRASGASESAAAASGVDSKKMIITAMLISGAVAGLSGMPVLLGESHTYTLVFPVGVGFTGITIALLGRNSPIGIFFAALLMAFIDKASAGLDTAGYAKEIGTIMKGLIVIAVVVSYELIRRYGIRRQQQKVGEELAAGHAMKTEKEVAA